The Panicum hallii strain FIL2 chromosome 5, PHallii_v3.1, whole genome shotgun sequence genome contains the following window.
TCTTCTTTCCGGGGCGTTGAATGTACCAATGGTGCTCACTGGTCATTCACTTGGGAGGAACAAGCTGGAGCAACTGTTGAAGCAAGGGCGCATGTCCAAGGAGGATATTGATTCAACCTACAAGATCATGAGGCGTATTGAGGGTGAGGAGCTGGCCTTGGATGCGTCAGAGCTTGTCATCACGAGCACAAGGCAAGAGATTGATGAGCAATGGGGATTGTACGATGGATTCGATGTCAAGCTTGAGAAAGTGCTGAGGGCACGGACGAGGCGCGGTGTTAGCTGCCATGGTCGTTTCATGCCTAGGATGGTGGTAAGTATTCAAAACTCAGTTGTAGCAAGCAGTAGGCACTGCTCACCATCTGGCAAATTGGGTACTTGTGGTGACTCATGTGGTTAACAAAAGAATTGCCTACGTCATCTATATTGTGGTGATTGGATAACTTTATTGGCAGGTGATCCCTCCTGGAATGGATTTCAGCAACGTGATTCCAGAAGACATTGATGGAGATGGTGACAGCAAAGATGATATCATTAGTTTGGAGGGCGCTTCACCGAAGTCGATGCCCCCAATTTGGGCTGAGGTTGGTGCTTGATTCTGAATCCCTCTGCAGACCTACAAAGACTACCTTCATAGGAAGGATAAATCTTAAAATTGCTGCATTACAATTTACAACTGCTTGTGGCAGGTGATGCGGTTCCTAACCAATCCTCACAAGCCAATGATCCTGGCGCTGTCGAGGCCTGACCCAAAGAAGAACATCACCACCCTCGTCAAAGCGTTTGGAGAGTGCCGCCCACTCAGGGAACTTGCAAATCTTGTAAGAAACTGTTAATCTGAAGCGGATCTTTTTTCATAAGTAAAATTCAGTAGTTCAAGCGTCTCTCTCTATGTTTGCTAAAAGAAAAATTTAGCAGTACAATCCGAGCAAATAAAGTTTGTAATTTATAATTTTCAAATATGAAGTGTTATCCATCATGATCACCATGTAGGAACTATAAGAAACCTAACTTTACAGTAGTTGCATGTATTGACTTGGTTAAGGAATTTTCCTGTGTTTTCAGACCCTGATCATGGGGAACAGAGATGACATCGATGATATGTCTGCTGGCAATGCAAGTGTCCTCACCACAGTTCTGAAGCTGATCGACAAGTATGATCTATACGGAAGCGTGGCATTTCCCAAGCATCACAACCAGGCTGACGTACCAGAGATCTACCGCCTTGCAGCCAAAATGAAGGTTTGCTGCATACCACGACCCTTCATTCAGCTTTGGCAACTCACACTACTCAACGGTATATTGTGGCTTGTTCCCTGCAGGGCGTCTTCATCAACCCTGCTCTCGTTGAGCCATTTGGTCTCACCTTGATCGAGGTCAGATTCAGTATTCTAACCATCAAAGACATTTCCTATAGCCTTCAGGGGGAAATCAAAATTGACTTTGAAAAATGTTTGGCTTTCAGGCTGCGGCACACGGACTCCCGATAGTTGCCACCAAGAATGGCGGTCCTGTCGACATTACAACTGTGAGAATCCATGTTTTGCACATTAACCGCGCGAGACCCACTGCTATTCACTTGCCAAAACAATTCCTAATTGTGTGCGTGCATGTCACTGGCAGGCGCTGAACAACGGGCTGCTCGTTGACCCGCACGACCAGAACGCCATCGCTGACGCCCTGCTGAAGCTTGTAGCAGACAAGAACCTGTGGCAGGAGTGCCGGAGGAACGGGCTGCGCAACATCCACCTCTACTCGTGGCCGGAACACTGCCGCACGTACCTCACAAGGATTGCTGGGTGCCGGTTAAGGAACCCGAGGTGGCTGAAGGACACACCGGCCGACGCTGGCGCTGATGAGGAGGAGCTCCTGGAGGACTCCATGGACGCACAGGACCTGTCGCTCCGTCTGTCCATCGACGGTGAGAAGAACTCCCTGTGCATTAATGAGCCACCATCGTCGGACCCGCAGGATCAGGTGCAGAAGATCATGAACAAGATCAAGCAGTCATCGGCGCTTCCGCCATCCATGTCCTCAGTCTCCGATGGTGGCAAGAACGCAGCCGAGGCTACCGGCAGCGTCGTGAACAAGTACCCACTCCtgcgccgtcgccggcgcctGTTCGTCATCGCCGTGGACTGCTACCAAGACGACGGCCGCGCTAGCAAGAAGATGCTGCAGGTGATCCAGGAGGTCTTGAGAGCGGTCCGGTCGGACTCCCAGTTGTCCAAGATCTCGGGGTTTGCTTTGTCTACTGCGATGCCGTTGTCCGAGACGCTCCAGCTTCTCCAGCTCGGCAAGATCCAAGCGACCGACTTCGACGCGCTCATCTGCGGCAGCGGCAGTGAGGTGTACTATCCTGGCACATCCCACTGTATCGACGCCGAAGGAAAGCTGCGCCCAGACCAAGACTACCTGCTGCACATCAGTCACCGGTGGTCCCATGACGGCGCGAGGCAGACCATAGCGAAGCTCATGGTTGCTCAGGATGGTTCGGGCGACGTGGTCGAGCAGGATGTGGCATCCAGCAATGCGCACTGCGTCTCGTTCCTCATCAAAGATACCAAAAAGGTTGGCCAATTCTTTAATTTAGACGTGTATCTTTAGAGCTGCCTACTTATAATCTACAAATTGATGTACGAATCTGAATTCTATTTGACTGGTTAGGTGAAAACGATCGATGAGATGAGGGAAAGGCTGAGGATGCGTGGTCTTCGGTGCCACATTATGTACTGCAGAAACTCGACAAGACTTCAGGTTGTCCCTCTGCTAGCATCAAGATCACAGGCACTCAGGTAAGAATATGCACCATGTAACTCAAAGCTACTGTAGTATTTCAGACAGCGAGAGCAATTAGCCTGCCCGTCAACCTGTTACCGAAAATTCCATTTCAGGTATCTGTTCGTTCGCTGGGGTCTGGCTGTGGGGAACATGTACCTGATCACCGGAGAACACGGCGACACCGACCTAGAGGAGATGCTATCTGGGTTACACAAGACGGTGGTCCTCCGGGGTGTCACCGAGAAGGGCTCAGAAGCACTGCTGAGGAGTTCCGGAAGCTACCACAGGACGGACGTGGTTCCGACCGAGAGCCCCTTGGTTTCTTACACGGCTGGTGATCTGAAAGCCGACGAAATCATGCGGGCTCTGAAGCAGGTCTCCAAGACCTCCAGCGGCATGTAAATTTGCTGCTAGGAAGGCTGGTCTCTGATATTATTTTGTTGTTTATAACTGAAAAGGCAGACTTCATTTTGACCTTTTTCTTCACTACATAACTTAAGAACAGTATCGCGACTGTGTATCTTGCAGTGAAAAAAAACTAGGACGCTGCTAATTTCTACTGGTTGCTCACATAATTGTGAACAGTGATTAAATAATATTGTGCTTCTTGAAGATCTGTTGCCAGAGCATGCAAGATTGTTTACTGTGTTTCTCAAGAAGTTCCAACTTCCAACTATGACTATTCTAATACTTGCTCAGAAATGCGATTACCTGAAATATTCTCCCAGCCAATGTGCAAAACCTGAACAAGAGAACGTTGCTTGATATGATCGTATCAACTAACATATACTCtctctatttttatttacattTCATATTAGTTTTGTCCTAAATCAAATTTGATCAACTTTGaataaatttataaaaaaactAATAGCATTTATAATACAAAATTTATTTTATTGAAACCACCATAAA
Protein-coding sequences here:
- the LOC112893063 gene encoding sucrose-phosphate synthase translates to MAGNEWINGYLEAILDSRTAPGGGGGGGGGGGGGGGGGDPKSPVAGASPPAAASPRGPHMNFNPTHYFVEEVVKGVDESDLHRTWIKVVATRNARERSTRLENMCWRIWHLARKKKQLELEGLQRMSAKRKEQEQVRREATEDLAEDLSEAADTLGELVPVETAKKKFQRNFSDLTVWSDDNKEKKLYIVLISVHGLVRGENMELGRDSDTGGQVKYVVELARALSMMPGVYRVDLFTRQVSSPDVDWSYGEPTEMLTTGSIDGEGMGESGGAYIVRIPCGPRDKYLKKEALWPYLQEFVDGALGHILNMSKALGEQVGNGRPVLPYVIHGHYADAGDVAALLSGALNVPMVLTGHSLGRNKLEQLLKQGRMSKEDIDSTYKIMRRIEGEELALDASELVITSTRQEIDEQWGLYDGFDVKLEKVLRARTRRGVSCHGRFMPRMVVIPPGMDFSNVIPEDIDGDGDSKDDIISLEGASPKSMPPIWAEVMRFLTNPHKPMILALSRPDPKKNITTLVKAFGECRPLRELANLTLIMGNRDDIDDMSAGNASVLTTVLKLIDKYDLYGSVAFPKHHNQADVPEIYRLAAKMKGVFINPALVEPFGLTLIEAAAHGLPIVATKNGGPVDITTALNNGLLVDPHDQNAIADALLKLVADKNLWQECRRNGLRNIHLYSWPEHCRTYLTRIAGCRLRNPRWLKDTPADAGADEEELLEDSMDAQDLSLRLSIDGEKNSLCINEPPSSDPQDQVQKIMNKIKQSSALPPSMSSVSDGGKNAAEATGSVVNKYPLLRRRRRLFVIAVDCYQDDGRASKKMLQVIQEVLRAVRSDSQLSKISGFALSTAMPLSETLQLLQLGKIQATDFDALICGSGSEVYYPGTSHCIDAEGKLRPDQDYLLHISHRWSHDGARQTIAKLMVAQDGSGDVVEQDVASSNAHCVSFLIKDTKKVKTIDEMRERLRMRGLRCHIMYCRNSTRLQVVPLLASRSQALRYLFVRWGLAVGNMYLITGEHGDTDLEEMLSGLHKTVVLRGVTEKGSEALLRSSGSYHRTDVVPTESPLVSYTAGDLKADEIMRALKQVSKTSSGM